In one window of Oncorhynchus gorbuscha isolate QuinsamMale2020 ecotype Even-year linkage group LG23, OgorEven_v1.0, whole genome shotgun sequence DNA:
- the LOC124011362 gene encoding solute carrier family 35 member G2-like has product MESTHLLDGSKKRVKIHPHTITAKYAPHTPHTHTHFPQPGDEGYDDAPSFEDFGSFLEETSDKKQLTGTRKWTGKAGALFGGKDKNKDTPPRPPMGGGEGGVEGGGKGAGGGVGEQLASFGEASVSASRLTWASVVLAGLAHGCVCVLTRLAASHFNLPPLTLLLVRSILQLLYGTVPMKRAETAFGSKGYRRKLLLYGLTHSFSLCCAYSSLSFISPGDDEAMLTTWRLATTVLSATLALLLLDERLGLVDLVTVATGVLGLGLALVPNPTGLDENNNGTGSGMPNGATTAQQSAQFWREAFGWSLTVLAGLWMSLALVMYRSLKERVSVGTALFTVSWTGCLSTAVSMLLLRQGPVWPDSLQAWCIVLGVAVCSAGGFVGVTHGLTRLHPALVSATQGLEVPVAMVLEIAVVPLVPSVCEVIGGVVVVASVGWLVTVKLLPSRGSGRKQREEYEEILDSPIK; this is encoded by the coding sequence ATGGAATCCACTCATCTCCTGGACGGCTCCAAGAAACGGGTGAAGATccaccctcacaccatcaccGCCAAGTAcgccccacacacaccccacacacacacacacttcccccagCCCGGAGACGAGGGGTACGATGACGCGCCCTCCTTCGAGGACTTCGGCTCCTTCCTGGAGGAAACCTCGGACAAGAAACAGCTGACAGGAACCAGGAAGTGGACAGGAAAGGCCGGCGCTCTGTTTGGAGGGAAGGACAAAAACAAAGACACACCCCCTAGACCTCCAATGGGAGGAGGcgaggggggagtggagggaggagggaagggtgcAGGAGGGGGTGTAGGGGAGCAGCTAGCGAGTTTCGGCGAGGCGTCTGTCTCTGCGTCTCGGCTCACGTGGGCCAGTGTGGTCTTGGCGGGGCTGGCtcacggctgtgtgtgtgttctgacacGTCTGGCCGCCTCACACTTTAATCTCCCACCCTTAACTCTCCTCTTGGTACGATCCATCCTCCAGCTGCTCTATGGGACTGTACCAATGAAACGGGCGGAGACGGCCTTTGGCTCAAAGGGCTATCGGCGGAAGCTACTCCTGTACGGTCTGACTCACTCCTTTTCCCTCTGCTGCGCTTACTCGTCCTTATCCTTCATCTCCCCCGGCGACGACGAGGCCATGTTGACAACCTGGCGCCTGGCGACCACCGTCCTGTCGGCCACTCTGGCGTTGTTGCTCCTGGACGAGCGGCTGGGATTGGTAGACCTGGTCACCGTAGCGACAGGCGTGTTAGGGCTGGGTCTGGCGCTAGTTCCTAACCCAACAGGGCTGGATGAGAATAACAACGGGACCGGGTCAGGAATGCCCAATGGGGCGACAACGGCACAACAGTCGGCCCAGTTCTGGCGGGAAGCGTTTGGTTGGTCCCTGACTGTTCTCGCAGGACTATGGATGTCTCTGGCTCTAGTCATGTACCGCTCTCTGAAGGAACGGGTCAGTGTCGGCACCGCTCTGTTCACTGTCAGCTGGACCGGCTGTCTGAGCACCGCAGTCTCCATGCTTCTCCTCCGACAGGGGCCAGTGTGGCCGGACAGTCTCCAGGCTTGGTGCATCGTCCTGGGGGTAGCTGTGTGCTCTGCTGGGGGGTTCGTGGGGGTGACCCATGGCCTCACCCGACTTCACCCAGCTTTGGTGTCGGCTACACAGGGTCTGGAAGTACCGGTCGCTATGGTGCTGGAGATCGCTGTTGTGCCATTGGTTCCCTCAGTGTGTGAGGTCATagggggtgtggtggtggtggcgagCGTGGGGTGGCTTGTTACAGTGAAGCTCCTCCCCTCTCGAGGAAgtgggaggaaacagagagaagagtacGAAGAGATCCTGGACTCGCCAATTAAatag
- the LOC124011697 gene encoding uncharacterized protein LOC124011697, producing the protein MLVNRVWHVVCVLCCVCVSVCVNAEEYEVNYADNYENEITQDQQDGDSPMTTCQATDLSRWNKLFVALEDSHQRDMMLMEALEQRCGTPGVCQQCLPAIEAVFRGQAEQASPRLHRGLVELKEEVTEREGRMNSSIQQIRQEGAESYGRMMAVLHLLLQNSKEQNHRLHRLEESKLRGEVTEGAESFGAGHREAEPIRTGNKENGFRGGA; encoded by the exons ATGTTGGTGAACAGGGTCTGGCATGTGGTGTGtgtgctctgctgtgtgtgtgtgtcggtgtgtgtgaaCGCAGAGGAATATGAAGTGAACTACGCAGACAACTACGAAAACGAGATTACACAGGACCAACAGGACG gggACTCCCCTATGACTACCTGCCAGGCTACAGACCTCTCTCGCTGGAACAAACTATTCGTGGCTCTGGAGGACTCCCACCAGAGGGATATGATGCTGATGGAAGCCCTGGAGCAACGCTGTGGAACCCCGGGAGTCTGCCAGCAGTGCCTGCCTGCCATCGAAGCAGTTTTCCGGGGGCAGGCAGAGCAGGCGAGCCCCAGGCTCCATCGAGGCCTCGTGGAGCTGAAGGAGGAGGTAACAGAACGAGAGGGGAGGATGAATTCTTCAATACAGCAGATCAGGCAGGAGGGAGCAGAAAGTTATGGGAGGATGATGGCTGTGTTACATCTTCTCCTTCAGAACAGCAAAGAGCAGAACCATAGACTACATCGATTGGAGGAGAGTAAGCTGAGAGGGGAGGTGACAGAAGGGGCTGAATCTTTTGGAGCCGGGCATAGAGAAGCAGAGCCAATCAGGACAGGGAATAAAGAGAATGGATTTAGGGGAGGGGCTTAG
- the LOC124011652 gene encoding complement C1q subcomponent subunit A-like, whose product MKPVGCAAKFSKTTLEVAYALEARLSASERELTTTRNDVDELKRQNTDRPKVAFSAAGLNDKGPIGPFNTDANLVYTRVITNIGKAYSPITGAFTAPVRGVYYIRFTAAQHGLGYMGISMFKNGQATMSNYHYNSHGYWVYLSNGVILELEEGDVVYMRLPASFRLYDNSYNQNIFSGFLLFTV is encoded by the exons ATGAAACCGGTTGGAtgtgctgccaaattctctaaaacaacgttggaggtggcttatg CCCTGGAGGCCAGACTGAGTGCCAGTGAGAGAGAACTGACCACCACGAGGAATGATGTTGATGAACTGAagagacagaacacag ACAGACCAAAAGTGGCTTTCTCTGCTGCTGGTTTGAACGATAAGGGACCCATAGGTCCCTTCAATACTGACGCCAACCTGGTCTACACCAGAGTCATCACCAACATCGGCAAGGCCTACAGCCCGATTACAG GTGCCTTCACAGCACCAGTGAGAGGCGTCTACTACATCAGATTCACCGCTGCTCAACATGGGCTTGGTTACATGGGTATATCCATGTTTAAGAATGGGCAGGCGACCATGTCTAACTATCATTACAATAGCCATGGATACTGGGTCTATTTATCTAACGGAGTCATTCTGGAGCTGGAGGAGGGAGACGTGGTGTACATGCGTCTCCCTGCGAGCTTCAGGCTCTATGATAACTCATATAATCAAAACATCTTCAGTGGTTTCCTGCTTTTCACCGTGTGA